Part of the Penaeus vannamei isolate JL-2024 chromosome 17, ASM4276789v1, whole genome shotgun sequence genome is shown below.
GTAAATCTAGTCATTCTAATGCTAGCCatcagagggctctagtaaagcaattccaccagacagcgagcgccatacataataGTTTAGATTCCATCGGCCAGTCACGTATTATCTatacagaactagacacagcgagatttttAAATCATTGTCATAGTTAAAACAccatgtaagcatatgtataaaatatatattcatttgattatatatattatgtggttCTTTATCATATAAAGAGGAACCAATACAgtgttatattatcatattattgtttacCGCAAACCAAAGAGATGGtcaaaaaaagttttttctcaTCACTGTTAAACAAAAAACCTGACCAAACGTATTTTTTATTCACCGCCATCTATCgttaaaggaaatatttcaagctcattCTTGCCCATGTGCTTTGGAGTTTGTTGTCAAAATACCGACAGACAAAAATTGCTATACTCGTAATACGTTGGTACTGTAAGTTTATATGTAGATTTTTTCTGTAGAATtcgtaataattatgtcagagacgAATTCTTTGAGGTCACTGGCAATCCATTTCAAGCATTCTATAGTCTAATGTAGGCCTATTTCCACCTATGATTTTGCGAGAGTTTATGTAGATTTTATCCTTGCTATTTTACCATGGTACCTCCGATGGCATGTTTGTGAAAACCACCCTTGTATGTTTCCCATGATAACtttagttaccagtgattttactaTCGTAAgtacgttagtgaatccggccccagaactgcagggtttaccGGTTCTATTTtactgtggtactgaccatagactggTTGTGGTTACACTTCGGATCTGTTTCAAAATCCTCCGTTTCTTCAGTGTTCATTCCAGAGTGTTTCACTTGAACAGACTGGGGGAGGAGAAATGCGCCACAGCTATATCTGTTCAGTTCACAGCACTCGGAAACCTGACAACCCCCGTAGCTTCCTGGGATTCCAATTAAGCTTCCATTTGGCCTGAGTtcaaggcagaatttcatctcgctggaGGCACTGGAGTCCAAGGATGGCTCGACTTGAGTGGCAGTCAGAGTTTATGCCATTCTTCGGTGCGCAGGACTCGGACACgactgagaagggacaaggagcaGTACaacaggaatcttgctgaggaggttgaaggtctTAGTAAATGGCCTTCGTCCTACCTACCACACCCTGAGAAAAATAAACTCCAAACACTCTTCGCTGATGACTGTAGCCCTCTCAGTGGATGGACGGAGGTGGACGGAGTGAGGCACAAAGAGGagggatgaaaatagaaaaactgaagaggagagataaagaagagaaaggaagagtaagaatgagatgagaagaaaaaaggagagaggagaagaggaaagaagagaggatacATAAAATGGGGATCATCTCCGATCATATTGTAGCTCGTGCAAATTGGGATGAGCGATTGTACTCTGGCAGTTATTCTGGACCCATGAGTAAGGAACCTCctaccctgactgaggttagGAAGGCGATCTCTAAGttgaagggtgggaaagctgtGGATGAACCTATTGCACGGGGTTTGTATAGTGCTGGTTGCCATTTTGCTAGCCGATTCCATTCCCGCAGACTTGCCGAGGAGAGTGGTCATCCCTCtttggaaaggaaatgaaagaggatagATGGGACTGTAACTACTACCGTGGCATTATACTGCTCAGTATATCAGGCAGGGTTTTTTTGcccacatttttttctgaaacgGATCCATgaccacctactaaggcaccaGAGATCGGAGccatctggattcactcctggcaagtccacaacatACCATATCCTGGTGCTTCAAGTCACTGTGGAACACCGCCGTGAATTTGGTCATGGGCTGCTTAAAGCCTacgtcgacctcaagaaggcatttggcTTTGAGCATCGTAAATTGTTATGGGAGATACAGAGACGGAAATTGCTATACGGAGTAATGGATTAATAGCAGGCCTACATACtggtaaagtgtggtgggggcctgtcgagcttcttcccggTCAATTCAGGAGTGAAGAAAGGTGTCACACTAGCAATTTTCAGCACTTACATAGACTGAAAATTGGGCAGACCTActatccaaagtcattgtggagcaacactgggcaatatcaaggtcacggcaAAAGCCCTTATGTCTAGAGgactggaccaagaccaagatccaggatttggggGACCTGTTAGGGGAACCAGATCCGTCAATACGTACTTGCAGAGTCATGCaaagttttacataccttggtagtgcagttcaatGCATCTGAGCTGTCAGACTGGGAAGTCATTAGACGGACTGAtatggcagcaggagccatggaCTCAGTCAACAAGTGTAATAGGAGGTGCCAGTACCAAttcagaaggaccaagctatgtgtcTTCAAGGCCTGTTTTGTTTTATGGAAGTGAAATCTGGATGGTATTTAGCATCTTGCAGGATCATGAGTTATAGTTATCAGAACCGATTGTCCAACTCACGGCTATACCATGAGACCGGCATGTTGTAGAATCCGGaatcgccaactcaggttatgtgtgtatgtatgtatgaatgtatatatgcatatgtatgtatgtatgaatgtatatatgcatatgtatgtattgtcatatatatgaatatatatatgcatatatatgtattgtcatatataggaatatatatatatgcatatatatgtattgtcatatataggtatatatgcatatatatatatatatatatatatatatatatatatatatatatatattgtcatatatatgaatatatatattcacatatatataaacactgtatatacattcacacacacatatatgtgcgtgtgtccatatCTTTATAGGtatctatgtgtgcgtatacatagagAGGCACACGCGCTTTTCCCCTCCGAGCTCCTCAGCCCCATCTTTCCCAGCGATTTTCCTCCAACGAAACGCTCACTCACGCGAGGCCGAAGAGGCGAAGACGAGCGCCACCCTTCCCCTCCGAAGCCGCAGCCAGGTCTGACAGCGCCCCTTAATCCCCTCGCTCGCACCGACGTCAGCGCATGCGTTCGTAACACGGTCCGCACTCATGTGATACGCTCTTCGCATTGAAGATGTCGCGGATTCTGTGAACTCTTTTCCTTGTGGTTGTTACTAGTATGTTATTGATAAAGGAAAAGATCAAATGACGAGTTAGTTCCGTTGTTATTGTGGCGAGAGGCTGGAAGTTTCCACTGTGTGAAATCTGCTTGAGTCTATGATTAGGTGCGATTCACGCGTTCAGTACAAGATGCATCACGTGAGCAGCACGAGATGGCCGGTCATGCCAGGTCAGCAATCCCTTGGGAGCACCAGTCGCTGGCGTGCCCTGCGGCCTTTCTGTTACCGGCTGCGAGTGTGAATGGAGTCTCCGCGTCACCAGTGGACACCAATCGACCTACACGATATTCGAATTCATGACAAATTAATCCATACCGTGCCTTTAATGATGCATTCATAATTTGCTAAGTAAATAGTAACGGCAAAGAGCATTTGACTCCACGTATTACAAAAGACCTGTGACAACTATAGACGCATTGTACAACACAGAGATACGTGCCTCGCACCTGTGGAGGCGCGATTTGCCATCAGTAACAGTGTATGACAGAACATAGAGTGATTGCATTTAAATTATTTGATGTGTGGAATAGTGAGGTCCTGTACACTTATTGTGAGGGATAATGAGGTCTTGCGCAAATATCGGTGTTCTTGTATtaagaatttatttttttattcctctacTAAAACTGCATCAATTTCTCACAGATAATGGCTTCTCGAGAGCTACAAACATAatcaaaaaagaagaagtgaTCGCCTTTGTCCATGAACACGCAGTTCTGGTTGGTACCACCGTCGGGCTCCTGAACCTGGTCTTCGCTGTCGCCCCAGAACGGCGTCCCCATCTTGACCTCCGTCCCGTCCGTCCACCTGAAGGCGCCTTCGTGGCCTTCGTCTGAGGCGCCGATCCAGTATTTGTGACCGCCAAGCCCTTGTTAAGATACACGAGGACATGTGAAAACAGTTTTCATAACCAGGTTTGGAGTGCTATGCTAAAATGGATGAATTATTCCACGTGAGATACCGCGAATGTTTTTTGAGGTTATTGCAAAGATTTATGGATAACTTTCCTAACCATGCGTTGCCTTACCATTATTTCTGATGAACTTGACGAGGTAGTACATGAAGTTTGCGTCatcgaccttggctagttcggcCCCCATGTTAAAGCACTCGTTCTTCCCCTCGTGCCACGAGACTTCCTGCGTGCGGAACTGGACGCAGCGGTCGTAAATGTTGTGAAAACCTTCATCACAAGCTGAAAGATCGAGAATACTAATTGACATCCATGTACCGTCTTATATATAGATCAGTGGTTACCAATCCCGTACCTCCGATACATCCACATCCCACGGACATCATCAAATTCAGTTATAACTTTTCAACATTTCAGTATGAGAGAAAATCTGGAATCTGTAT
Proteins encoded:
- the LOC113805524 gene encoding hepatic lectin, which encodes MMFFVLLLSFLPLLTGSLLPSQSATTQITCDEGFHNIYDRCVQFRTQEVSWHEGKNECFNMGAELAKVDDANFMYYLVKFIRNNGLGGHKYWIGASDEGHEGAFRWTDGTEVKMGTPFWGDSEDQVQEPDGGTNQNCVFMDKGDHFFFFDYVCSSREAIICEKLMQF